The genomic DNA ACCGCGCAAAAAGCGGTAAATGGTAGATATCTTGAAAATAATCATATTGTATCTTTTATCGGGTTTGCCCCGGCAGATGATCCGGAGCTTGTTGTTTATGTTGGCGTTGATAATCCGAAAGGCACTGTTCAATTTGGAGGTGTTGTGTCCGCACCGATTGTAGGCCACATTATGGGGGACAGTTTAAGAGCTATGGGAGTTAAACCGCGTAAAGATCAGATTGAAAAAGAAAGGACATTTACGGATCCACGTATGATTGAAGTTCCGGATTTAGTCGGTTTATCAAAAGAGGAGCTAGGGGAAGTTTTCTCAACTTTTAAGATTGACGCAAGTGGTGATGGAGATATTGTTGTAAAGCAAACTCCGCAGCCGGGAGTAAAATTAAAAGAAGGATCAACGATCAGGCTATATTTTGGCAATAATTAAGTGGCTGGTTATATGAGATGGGCGGCAATCGAAGATATCGCCGCCCCGTTTCCATTTTCCTGTTATTGAAATTCAAAAATCTAATATTTGCACATAGGTTTCATTTTCCACTAATAAAAATCTATTGCAAAAATGGCTTAATTCATTTTTTTCATGTAAAATAATAACCGCCGTATTAGAAAGAAAAGAATTAAAAAATGGCGGACAATTATTAAACGTTTTTATGATCATTGGTTTTTGAGAGGATTGAGACAAATGAAATTACATACATTGCTAAAATTTCTGCACCCTCTTGTTCCTTATAACGGGGACGATCCTGAAATTACAGCGATTCATAATGATAATCGCTTAGTTGAACCGGGGAGCCTGTTTATTTGTATAAAAGGACATACAGTTGATGGACATGATTTTGCTCAGTCTGCTGTTGAAAAAGGAGCTGCAGCGATACTCGCTGAAAGAGATTTGCAACTTGATGTACCTGTTATCATCGTAAAAAATACATACCGGGCCATGGCTGTACTCGCTGACGCATTTTACGGCCAGCCAAGCCATAAACTACATTTAATCGGGATTACCGGAACGAACGGTAAGACGACAACGAGTCATTTAATTGAAAAAATTTTTTCTGATGCCGGAAAAAAAACCGGATTAATCGGAACAATGTATACAAAAATTGGTGACCAGACTTTTGAAACGAAAAATACTACCCCGGAAAGCTTAACATTACAAAAAACATTCAAGCAAATGATTGACAGCGGTGTTGAAACCGCAGTGATGGAAGTATCTTCACATGCATTGGTTTATGGCCGGGTGCACGGCTGTGATTACAATGTCGCGGTTTTTACAAATTTGACACAAGATCATCTTGATTATCATAAAACAATGGATGAGTACCGCCGGGCAAAAGGTTTGTTATTCTCCCAGCTCGGAAATACCTTTTGCCATGACAAACCAAAATTTGCTGTTCTGAATGCAGATGATCCTGCTTCTCGAGAGTATATCCAATCAACGGCTGCTCATGTCATCACTTACGGGATTGATCAGCCTGCCGATATTAAAGCGGAAAATTTGAAGATAACAGCAAACGGAACGGTTTTTGATTTGATAACACCGTTCGGAGTCGAAAAAATTTCAATGAAGCTCATCGGAAAATTTAGTGTCTATAATGTGCTGGCAAGTATTGGCGCATGTCTAGTCTCTGGCATTCCACTTAAGCAAATGATCAAATCGATCGAAGAAGTGGAAGGAGTGCCGGGCCGTTTCGAATTAGTGAATGCAGGACAAGATTTTGCGGTTATCGTTGATTATGCCCATACACCAGACAGTCTTGAAAATGTATTAAAAACCGTTAAACAATTTGCTGAACGAAATATTTATGTCGTTGTTGGCTGCGGGGGTGACAGAGACCGTACGAAGCGTCCGTTAATGGCTAAGATTGCTTGCAAGTATGCGACACATCCAATTTTCACCTCGGATAACCCGCGTAGTGAAGATCCTCTTCAAATTATCCGTGACATGGAAGAAGGAGTTAAGGGTAAACAGTACAAGTCTATTGTAGACCGAAAAGAAGCAATTACATATGCGATAAACAACGCCCAAAAAGGTGATGTAATATTGATTGCTGGAAAAGGGCATGAAACGTATCAGCAAATTGGAAGTGAAGTATTTGATTTTGATGATCGGGTTGTCGCGAAAGAAGCGATTGAAAAAAGATAAACAATTATTTCCATTTGATTGGATATAACAGAAGTTATTGGAGAGTATAGAAGGACTCCATGGATTTTCAAACTTTTTTACAAATGATTAAATGAAAGGTATCAAGACAAATGAAACAAATAAAAAATTTTATTCCAAAAATGATTATGGTCAAAAATGTGGCAAACATCTTTTTTCATAACGTAAAACTTCTTAATGAAAATCATGTTACATATGATGTAGCTATGAAAGCTGAAAGATTAAATAAATTTTCGGTTGCGGTCTCTAATTAGGAGGGAATAAAGTGCTGGAGCAAGTTATTTTTTTTACTATATTAATGGCTTTTTTAATTACAGTGATCCTGTCTCCTATATTTATTCCTTTCTTAAGAAGATTAAAGTTTGGACAAAGCATTCGAGAAGAAGGCCCGAAGTCTCATCAAAAAAAATCAGGAACTCCGACAATGGGAGGCATCATGATTCTCCTGTCAATTGTGGCAACGACATTTATTATGACAGGAAAATTCTCCGAGCCGACAATTAAAACATATTTGCTGTTGTTTGTAACACTTGGATTCGGTCTGCTCGGATTTTTGGATGATTTTATTAAAGTGGTAATGAAGCGAAATTTAGGCTTAACATCAAAGCAAAAGCTTCTTGGCCAAATAATTATTTCTGCCGTTTTTTATTTCGTTTTAAAAACAAACGAATTTTCAACAGATTTACATATTCCATTGACTGACTATTCGCTAGATCTCGGCTGGCTTTATGCATTCTTTATTATCTTTTGGCTAGTCGGTTTTTCTAATGCTGTCAATTTGACAGATGGTTTAGACGGACTTGTTTCCGGGACGGCAGCTATTGCGTTTGGCGCATTTGCCGTTTTAGCTTGGAATCAATCCCAGTTTGAAGTCGCGATATTTTCCGTCGCTGTTGTTGGGGCAGTTCTTGGTTTTTTAGTATTCAATGCTCATCCTGCCAAAGTGTTTATGGGAGATACCGGATCGCTTGCCCTCGGGGGAGCAATTGCAGCGGTCGCCATTTTGACTAAATTGGAAATTTTATTAATCATTATTGGCGGAGTCTTTGTTATCGAGACATTATCTGTTATTCTACAAGTGATTTCTTTTAAAACAACGGGGAAAAGAATATTCAAAATGAGTCCGCTCCATCATCATTATGAGCTTTCAGGATGGTCAGAGTGGCGCGTAGTTGTAACATTTTGGACGGTTGGCTTGCTATTAGCCGTACTAGGAATTTATTTAGAGGTGTGGTTGTAATTGAAATATATAAATCGATATCTTCATAAAAAAATTCTCGTTTTAGGTTTAGCTAAGAGCGGAGTGAGTGCTGCATCCCTCCTGCATAAATTAGGGGCATTTGTTACTGTCAATGACAAAAAGCCGCTATCTGAAAACCCTGAAGCTCAAGGATTATTGGAACAGGGAATTAAAGTCATTTGCGGCGATCATCCAATTGAGCTTTTAGATGAAGGCTTTGAGTTGATCGTAAAAAATCCCGGAATCCCTTATTATAATCCGATGATCAAGGGTGCAATCGAAAAAGGGATTCCAGTCATAACAGAAGTTGAACTAGCTTATCAAATATCGGAAGCGCCATTTATAGGAATCACGGGAACAAACGGAAAAACAACGACAACAACGCTCATCTATGAAATGCTGAATGCTGGGTATAAAAATCCGTTGATTGCCGGAAACATCGGAACGGTAGCTTCTGATGTGGCTCAAAAAGCCGGGGAACACAATACGATTGTTATTGAGTTGTCATCATTTCAATTAATGGGCATTGATGCATTCAAGCCGAAAGTTGCGATTCTTACCAACATTTATGATGCCCATCTTGATTATCATGGAACAAAAGAAGAGTATATAAACGCGAAAGCAATGATAACAAAGAATCAAACGGAAGATGACTATTTTATATATAATGCTGATCAAGAAATTGTTGCTCGAATCGCGGAAAGCACTCGTGCGAAAACCATTCCGTTTTCTACTGCACAAGTATTAAACGATGGCATTTATGTAAAAGATGGAGCCGTTTTCTTTAATGGTGAACAAATTATTCATACAAGTGATATTGCGCTTCCGGGGGAACACAATTTAGAAAATATACTTTCAGCTGTTGCCGCAGCAAAATTAGCAGGCGTTAATAACGATGCGATTTTTCGTGTGTTAAACACTTTTAAAGGTGTAAAGCACCGCCTGCAATTTGTATGTGAACTTAATGGAAGAAAGTTTTACAATGATTCAAAGGCAACAAATATACTAGCGACAACAAAAGCACTTGCTGCATTTAAAGAACCGGTTATCCTTTTAGCAGGTGGATTGGATCGGGGGAATGAATTTGATGAACTTGTTCCTTCACTAAAAAACGTGAAAGTACTCATAACATTTGGACAGACTGCAGAAAAACTGGAACGCGCAGGACGCATGGCAGGAATAAAAACCATTCTTCGTGTCGATAATGTGGAAAGCGCCGTACCACAAGCTTACAAGCAATCGGAACAGGGAGATGTGATTCTTCTTTCTCCGGCTTGTGCGAGCTGGGATCAATATAAAACTTTTGAAGTGAGGGGAGACATTTTTATCGAAGCGGTGCATAAGCTTAAGTAAGGGCTTGTCTTCGAAACAATCCGTGCAAAAACCTCGTGTTTTAACTCGTTTCAGGACAGATCGCTATTGCCCTAAAACTTGTATTCGAGGTGTGTTGCATGCCGACAAAAAAAGCGACTCCCGATATGATCTTAATCATTGTTACTTTTACACTTCTTGCAGTCGGGCTAATTATGGTTTACAGTGCAAGCGCTGTATGGGCAGAATATAAATTTAACGACTCATTCTTTTTTGCAAAAAGGCAATTGCTTTTCGCGGGTGTCGGAATAATCGCGATGTTTTTCATTATGAATGTTGATTATTGGACATGGAAAACTTGGGCCAAAGTGCTCCTTTTGATTTGTTTTGTACTCTTGCTTCTTGTTTTAATTCCGGGGATTGGAAATGAACGGAACGGTTCGCGGAGCTGGATCGGAGTAGGAGCTTTTTCGATCCAGCCTTCTGAATTTATGAAGCTGGCGATGATTGCTTTTTTAGCAAAATTTCTATCAGAGCGGCAAAAGAAGATAACTTCATTTAAGTATGGTCTAGCCCCCTCGTTAGCACTTGTATTTTCAGCATTTGCCCTTATTATGCTCCAGCCCGATCTTGGCACAGGAACAGTAATGGTTGGAACGTGCTTGGTTATGATCTTTATTGCCGGAGCTAGAATAAGCCATTTTGTCGGATTGGGATTAATCGGGGTTGCCGGATTTGTCGGCTTAGTCCTGTCAGCGCCGTACCGGATCAAAAGGATTACTTCGTTTCTTGATCCATGGCAGGATCCGCTTGGCACCGGGTTTCAAATCATTCAATCGCTTTATGCAATTGGTCCCGGAGGTTTGTTTGGACTTGGACTTGGACAGAGCAGGCAAAAGTTTTTTTACTTGCCAGAGCCTCAAACAGACTTTATATTTGCGATCCTCGCTGAAGAGCTTGGTTTTAT from Bacillus methanolicus MGA3 includes the following:
- a CDS encoding UDP-N-acetylmuramoyl-L-alanyl-D-glutamate--2,6-diaminopimelate ligase is translated as MKLHTLLKFLHPLVPYNGDDPEITAIHNDNRLVEPGSLFICIKGHTVDGHDFAQSAVEKGAAAILAERDLQLDVPVIIVKNTYRAMAVLADAFYGQPSHKLHLIGITGTNGKTTTSHLIEKIFSDAGKKTGLIGTMYTKIGDQTFETKNTTPESLTLQKTFKQMIDSGVETAVMEVSSHALVYGRVHGCDYNVAVFTNLTQDHLDYHKTMDEYRRAKGLLFSQLGNTFCHDKPKFAVLNADDPASREYIQSTAAHVITYGIDQPADIKAENLKITANGTVFDLITPFGVEKISMKLIGKFSVYNVLASIGACLVSGIPLKQMIKSIEEVEGVPGRFELVNAGQDFAVIVDYAHTPDSLENVLKTVKQFAERNIYVVVGCGGDRDRTKRPLMAKIACKYATHPIFTSDNPRSEDPLQIIRDMEEGVKGKQYKSIVDRKEAITYAINNAQKGDVILIAGKGHETYQQIGSEVFDFDDRVVAKEAIEKR
- the mraY gene encoding phospho-N-acetylmuramoyl-pentapeptide-transferase, encoding MLEQVIFFTILMAFLITVILSPIFIPFLRRLKFGQSIREEGPKSHQKKSGTPTMGGIMILLSIVATTFIMTGKFSEPTIKTYLLLFVTLGFGLLGFLDDFIKVVMKRNLGLTSKQKLLGQIIISAVFYFVLKTNEFSTDLHIPLTDYSLDLGWLYAFFIIFWLVGFSNAVNLTDGLDGLVSGTAAIAFGAFAVLAWNQSQFEVAIFSVAVVGAVLGFLVFNAHPAKVFMGDTGSLALGGAIAAVAILTKLEILLIIIGGVFVIETLSVILQVISFKTTGKRIFKMSPLHHHYELSGWSEWRVVVTFWTVGLLLAVLGIYLEVWL
- the murD gene encoding UDP-N-acetylmuramoyl-L-alanine--D-glutamate ligase, with the translated sequence MKYINRYLHKKILVLGLAKSGVSAASLLHKLGAFVTVNDKKPLSENPEAQGLLEQGIKVICGDHPIELLDEGFELIVKNPGIPYYNPMIKGAIEKGIPVITEVELAYQISEAPFIGITGTNGKTTTTTLIYEMLNAGYKNPLIAGNIGTVASDVAQKAGEHNTIVIELSSFQLMGIDAFKPKVAILTNIYDAHLDYHGTKEEYINAKAMITKNQTEDDYFIYNADQEIVARIAESTRAKTIPFSTAQVLNDGIYVKDGAVFFNGEQIIHTSDIALPGEHNLENILSAVAAAKLAGVNNDAIFRVLNTFKGVKHRLQFVCELNGRKFYNDSKATNILATTKALAAFKEPVILLAGGLDRGNEFDELVPSLKNVKVLITFGQTAEKLERAGRMAGIKTILRVDNVESAVPQAYKQSEQGDVILLSPACASWDQYKTFEVRGDIFIEAVHKLK
- the spoVE gene encoding stage V sporulation protein E gives rise to the protein MPTKKATPDMILIIVTFTLLAVGLIMVYSASAVWAEYKFNDSFFFAKRQLLFAGVGIIAMFFIMNVDYWTWKTWAKVLLLICFVLLLLVLIPGIGNERNGSRSWIGVGAFSIQPSEFMKLAMIAFLAKFLSERQKKITSFKYGLAPSLALVFSAFALIMLQPDLGTGTVMVGTCLVMIFIAGARISHFVGLGLIGVAGFVGLVLSAPYRIKRITSFLDPWQDPLGTGFQIIQSLYAIGPGGLFGLGLGQSRQKFFYLPEPQTDFIFAILAEELGFIGGSLVLLLFSLLLWRGIRIALGAPDLYGSLLAVGIIAMIAIQVMINIGVVTGLMPVTGITLPFLSYGGSSLTLMLMAIGVLLNISRYARY